The following nucleotide sequence is from Gammaproteobacteria bacterium.
AAACACTCAAAGAAGCGGAAGGTATCGCCTCTTTGGGGTATTGGGACGCAGTAGCAAATCGCTTATACTATGCTTGTTTTTACATGACAAGTGCCCTTCTGCTGCATCACGGTTACGAAGCCAATACGCATAGAGGAGTGATTCACTTGCTTGGCTTACATTTTATCAAGGCAGGGAGAATTTCCGTAGAAATGGGAAAGCTTTATATCAAGCTATATGAACTGCGACAGTCCAGCGACT
It contains:
- a CDS encoding HEPN domain-containing protein, with product MSLTNEERKAIVALRKQKAWKTLKEAEGIASLGYWDAVANRLYYACFYMTSALLLHHGYEANTHRGVIHLLGLHFIKAGRISVEMGKLYIKLYELRQSSDYDELIYLEEKDVRPLLVQGREYLEEIEKLIRESD